The following proteins are encoded in a genomic region of Sphaeramia orbicularis chromosome 2, fSphaOr1.1, whole genome shotgun sequence:
- the LOC115434911 gene encoding putative methyltransferase DDB_G0268948 codes for MSVRRFEGKDHAAAYLQYRVTPNELINPIMRYMEKRTKQFHLAVDVGCGSGQGTRLLAPFFTKVVGTDISPAQLEMAQANESASNVSYRQCPAEELPFASGEVGLVTAMVAAHWFDRQRFLKEADRVLRPGGCLALLSYTMDMELEYGDMSNTLNEICKEFYAALLPYRSPYLGPSSKQIYLDMFNSCSYPDKEWNECTRVRRAVPLDGYIRVVETFSSYQQLKRKDPVEAERLSNDVRSKLLSAMQVSSPDTEVTVVYKYFYWLACKP; via the exons ATGTCTGTGCGGCGGTTTGAGGGGAAGGACCATGCTGCTGCATATCTGCAGTACAGGGTGACACCAAATGAATTAATCAACCCTATCATGAGATACATGGAGAAAAGG ACAAAGCAGTTCCACCTTGCCGTGGATGTGGGCTGTGGGTCAGGTCAAGGTACGAGGTTACTGGCCCCGTTCTTCACCAAGGTGGTTGGAACAGACATAAGCCCCGCCCAGCTGGAGATGGCTCAGGCCAATGAGAGTGCCTCAAATGTCTCATACAG ACAGTGTCCAGCTGAGGAGCTGCCGTTTGCGTCTGGTGAGGTGGGCTTGGTGACAGCCATGGTGGCAGCTCATTGGTTCGACCGCCAGCGGTTCCTTAAGGAGGCTGACAGGGTGCTAAGACCCGGAGGCTGCCTGGCCCTCCTGAGCTACACCATGGACATGGAGCTGGAGTACGGGGACATGTCCAACACACTCAATGAAATCTGCAAAGAG TTTTACGCTGCCCTGCTTCCTTACCGAAGTCCCTACCTTGGTCCGAGCTCGAAGCAGATCTACTTAGACATGTTTAACTCCTGCTCCTACCCAGACAAAGAGTG gaaTGAGTGTACGCGGGTGAGAAGGGCTGTACCGCTAGATGGATACATCAGAGTGGTGGAGACGTTCTCCAGCTATCAGCAACTGAAAAGAAAGGACCCCGTCGAGGCTGAACGTCTCTCCAATGACGTCAGGAGCAA GTTGCTGTCCGCCATGCAGGTGTCTTCTCCTGACACAGAAGTTACGGTGGTTTATAAGTATTTTTACTGGCTAGCATGCAAACCCTGA